ATCAGAATCAGCAGACCCACAATCACCCAGAAACTAAAACCCAGATGAGAAAGTGCCGCACCGATAATTCCCAGAAACAGCAGAGGGAGACCAACAACAATCAGCAGAATCAGTCCCAGCAAAAGCCAGACCGACAGCGGACTAAACACAAACCGACTCATACCAATACCTGCGTCAAAAAAATATAAAATCCTTCACAACCGCTCGCACACAATCGCTGCATGGTCAGCATGGTATGGTGAAAGCCACAGAGATTTTCGGACCAAAAGACCTGCACGCGACAACTCCTCGCACGTATTCGCAAAAACTTCCTCGGGACTCTTTCTGATATCAACACTCCGTGTCTTCAGCATCAGAATCAACACTCCGCCTCTCTTCAAAAACGGCAGATGTTTGATCGCAATACCTGCCTGATTTGGCTGGGCAACATCCTGATAAATAATATCAGCCGCCTCAAGAAGCGGAGCATATCGCTGCGGCTGTGTTGCATCCGCAAAGATTGGCACGATATTTTTTCGTTTCCTTGCAACCATCAGAAGATCCTGCATCGGTCGCGGGGCAAACTCCACCG
This genomic stretch from Methanorbis furvi harbors:
- a CDS encoding fibrillarin-like rRNA/tRNA 2'-O-methyltransferase is translated as MISVDGTLVSAGEGGVYGERMIGGHRVWDPYRSKLSALWYLDKSTDLSSDAVVLYLGAANGTTVSHVADYAEVVYAVEFAPRPMQDLLMVARKRKNIVPIFADATQPQRYAPLLEAADIIYQDVAQPNQAGIAIKHLPFLKRGGVLILMLKTRSVDIRKSPEEVFANTCEELSRAGLLVRKSLWLSPYHADHAAIVCERL